Proteins found in one Oncorhynchus mykiss isolate Arlee chromosome 17, USDA_OmykA_1.1, whole genome shotgun sequence genomic segment:
- the LOC110494154 gene encoding TBC1 domain family member 20 isoform X2, translated as MAISEGGLLTDEIRCKVWPRLLNVPTDILPEKSEEVERENNKDYNQVLLDVQRSLRRFPPGMPDEQREGLQEELIDIILRVLGRNTQLHYYQGYHDIVVTFLLVLGERLATALVEKLSTHHLRDFMDPTMDNTKHILNYLMPIIERVNPEVHDFMQQAEVGTIFALSWLITWFGHVLSDFRHVVRLYDFFLACHPLMPIYFAAVIVQYREDEVLDCECDMASVHHLLSQIPQDLPYETLISRAGDLFVQFPPSELAREAAQQYSQQMAASTFKDFDLTPEQQRPDTVLRRRRREKQALKGAAAGAMVATAQPTTARRFVRLAVMGLTVALGAAALTLVNTALEWAPKLDLHLFP; from the exons ATGGCCATCAGCGAGGGGGGGCTGCTCACTGATGAGATCCGCTGTAAAGTGTGGCCACGGCTGCTCAACGTGCCCACCGACATCCTGCCTGAGAAATCAG agGAAGTAGAGCGGGAGAATAATAAGGACTATAACCAGGTGCTGTTGGATGTCCAGCGTTCCCTGCGAAGATTCCCTCCTG GCATGCCAGACGAGCAGCGAGAGGGCCTCCAGGAGGAGCTGATTGACATCATCCTGCGGGTGCTGGGAAGGAACACTCAGCTGCACTACTACCAGGGCTACCATGACATCGTGGTCACCTTCCTGCTGGTGCTGGGCGAGCGGCTTGCTACCGCTCTGGTGGAGAAACTCTCCACGCACCACCTCAg GGACTTTATGGACCCCACCATGGACAACACTAAACACATCCTTAACTATCTGATGCCAATCATCGAGAGGGTCAATCCAGAGGTGCATGACTTCATGCAGCA GGCGGAGGTGGGCACCATCTTTGCCCTTAGCTGGCTCATCACCTGGTTTGGCCATGTCCTGTCAGATTTCCGACACGTTGTGCGGTTGTATGACTTCTTCCTGGCCTGCCATCCCCTGATGCCAATCTATTTTGCTGCTGTG ATTGTGCAGTACCGGGAGGACGAGGTGTTGGACTGTGAGTGTGACATGGCGTCGGTGCACCATCTCCTGTCCCAGATCCCCCAGGACCTGCCCTACGAGACGCTCATCAGCCGCGCAGGAGACCTTTTTGTCCAGTTCCCCCCCTCCGAGCTGGCCAGGGAGGCTGCCCAGCAGTACAGTCAACA GATGGCAGCCTCCACCTTTAAAGACTTTGATCTGACCCCGGAGCAGCAGCGGCCGGACACGGTGCTGCGGAGGCGGCGGAGAGAGAAGCAGGCACTGAAGGGAGCTGCTGCAGGTGCTATGGTGGCGACCGCCCAACCCACCACGGCTCGGCGCTTCGTCCGACTGGCCGTCATGGGGCTCACTGTGGCCCTGGGGGCAGCCGCCCTAACCCTGGTCAACACGGCCCTAGAGTGGGCGCCCAAACTGGACCTACACCTCTTCCcctga
- the LOC110494154 gene encoding TBC1 domain family member 20 isoform X1, translating into MKRSRSVGASSPLNGIGKQDGDPRRKRKLAEISQALNVTPVDVAVLRRMAISEGGLLTDEIRCKVWPRLLNVPTDILPEKSEEVERENNKDYNQVLLDVQRSLRRFPPGMPDEQREGLQEELIDIILRVLGRNTQLHYYQGYHDIVVTFLLVLGERLATALVEKLSTHHLRDFMDPTMDNTKHILNYLMPIIERVNPEVHDFMQQAEVGTIFALSWLITWFGHVLSDFRHVVRLYDFFLACHPLMPIYFAAVIVQYREDEVLDCECDMASVHHLLSQIPQDLPYETLISRAGDLFVQFPPSELAREAAQQYSQQMAASTFKDFDLTPEQQRPDTVLRRRRREKQALKGAAAGAMVATAQPTTARRFVRLAVMGLTVALGAAALTLVNTALEWAPKLDLHLFP; encoded by the exons ATGAAAAGATCTAGAAGTGTTGGTGCGTCTTCACCTTTGAATGGGATTGGAAAACAAG ATGGGGACCCCCGGAGGAAGAGGAAGTTAGCGGAGATCTCTCAGGCCCTGAACGTGACGCCAGTTGATGTGGCAGTGCTGAGGAGGATGGCCATCAGCGAGGGGGGGCTGCTCACTGATGAGATCCGCTGTAAAGTGTGGCCACGGCTGCTCAACGTGCCCACCGACATCCTGCCTGAGAAATCAG agGAAGTAGAGCGGGAGAATAATAAGGACTATAACCAGGTGCTGTTGGATGTCCAGCGTTCCCTGCGAAGATTCCCTCCTG GCATGCCAGACGAGCAGCGAGAGGGCCTCCAGGAGGAGCTGATTGACATCATCCTGCGGGTGCTGGGAAGGAACACTCAGCTGCACTACTACCAGGGCTACCATGACATCGTGGTCACCTTCCTGCTGGTGCTGGGCGAGCGGCTTGCTACCGCTCTGGTGGAGAAACTCTCCACGCACCACCTCAg GGACTTTATGGACCCCACCATGGACAACACTAAACACATCCTTAACTATCTGATGCCAATCATCGAGAGGGTCAATCCAGAGGTGCATGACTTCATGCAGCA GGCGGAGGTGGGCACCATCTTTGCCCTTAGCTGGCTCATCACCTGGTTTGGCCATGTCCTGTCAGATTTCCGACACGTTGTGCGGTTGTATGACTTCTTCCTGGCCTGCCATCCCCTGATGCCAATCTATTTTGCTGCTGTG ATTGTGCAGTACCGGGAGGACGAGGTGTTGGACTGTGAGTGTGACATGGCGTCGGTGCACCATCTCCTGTCCCAGATCCCCCAGGACCTGCCCTACGAGACGCTCATCAGCCGCGCAGGAGACCTTTTTGTCCAGTTCCCCCCCTCCGAGCTGGCCAGGGAGGCTGCCCAGCAGTACAGTCAACA GATGGCAGCCTCCACCTTTAAAGACTTTGATCTGACCCCGGAGCAGCAGCGGCCGGACACGGTGCTGCGGAGGCGGCGGAGAGAGAAGCAGGCACTGAAGGGAGCTGCTGCAGGTGCTATGGTGGCGACCGCCCAACCCACCACGGCTCGGCGCTTCGTCCGACTGGCCGTCATGGGGCTCACTGTGGCCCTGGGGGCAGCCGCCCTAACCCTGGTCAACACGGCCCTAGAGTGGGCGCCCAAACTGGACCTACACCTCTTCCcctga